TATCAGGTTATGTCTATTCCGACTATGTTGCTGTTTAAACAAGGTGACGTGGTTGATACCGTCGTGGGTGCCGTCCCAGAGAGCAACTTCAAGGCTAAGCTGGATAAATTGCTCTAATATCATCGGTAAATTCAAATGGAACAAATTCCGTTCATAGCTGCCCTGGGAGCAGGTGTAGCATCGTTTCTTTCGCCTTGTGTTTTACCTCTGGTGCCAGTTTTTTTAGCAAGCCTGGCCGGGCCTGAAGTATTAAACAATAGCGGATATGAGCGAAGAAAGCTTTTTCTCTCATCGTTAAGCTTTGTTGCAGGATTTGGTATCATATTTACTCTGGCCGGAGCGCTGGCGGGATTAATTGGTATTTCCTTAAGCCCAAACTCTATCATAGTGAGGACAATATCCGGCACCGTATTGGTAATTCTTGGTTTATTAATGCTACTGGCAATAAAACTTCCAGTATTAAACTACCAAGCGAGGCTAAACCCACGTTTAGAAAATACCAGTGGTTATATCCGCGCAGCGTTGATTGGAGGGAGTTTTGC
The sequence above is drawn from the Dehalococcoidales bacterium genome and encodes:
- a CDS encoding cytochrome c biogenesis CcdA family protein, which translates into the protein MEQIPFIAALGAGVASFLSPCVLPLVPVFLASLAGPEVLNNSGYERRKLFLSSLSFVAGFGIIFTLAGALAGLIGISLSPNSIIVRTISGTVLVILGLLMLLAIKLPVLNYQARLNPRLENTSGYIRAALIGGSFALAWTPCLSPILGGILMLALNSSTAWHGALLLAVYSLGLGLPFVVIGLAFSAFHPWIKRINKYSIYIYVASGLILIAAGILILTGKLGWLYL